A single region of the Pantanalinema sp. genome encodes:
- a CDS encoding glutamate-5-semialdehyde dehydrogenase, giving the protein MTVMTPSVRTLAEAAKAAAPTLARASSGARDRLLHAIADGLVAAEAGILEANARDLERGAAEGLSAPLLDRLSLEGGRVKTMADGLRAITALPDPLGEVVGGWTRPNGLKIEQVRVPLGLVGFIYESRPNVTIEAAGLCLKSGNALILRGGSAALDSNRVLVRAVKEALESEGLSPDLVQGVEHAERSAVDELLGLTGLLDVVIPRGGAGLIRRVVEKARVPVIETGTGNCHVYVDATADAAMAEAIVLNAKCQRTGVCNAAESLLVHASRSVDWLPGMLEKLHAAGVEIRGDERTVAAFPPAKAATDEDWATEFLDLILSVRVVGSLDEAIAHINRYGTGHSEAIVTNDYANSERFLAEVDAAAVYVNASTRFTDGGEFGFGAEVGISTQKLHARGPMGLRELTTTKYLVRGAGQTR; this is encoded by the coding sequence ATGACCGTCATGACTCCATCCGTCCGTACCCTCGCCGAGGCCGCCAAGGCGGCCGCCCCAACCCTGGCGCGGGCCTCCTCCGGCGCGCGCGATCGCCTCCTCCACGCCATCGCCGATGGGCTGGTCGCGGCCGAGGCCGGGATCCTCGAGGCCAACGCGCGCGACCTCGAGCGGGGCGCGGCCGAGGGGCTGAGCGCCCCTTTGCTGGATCGCCTCTCGCTCGAGGGGGGCAGGGTCAAGACCATGGCCGACGGCCTGCGCGCGATCACGGCCCTTCCCGACCCCCTCGGCGAGGTGGTGGGAGGCTGGACGCGCCCCAACGGCCTCAAGATCGAGCAGGTCCGCGTGCCCCTGGGGCTGGTGGGCTTCATCTACGAGTCGCGCCCCAACGTCACGATCGAGGCCGCGGGCCTCTGCCTCAAGTCGGGCAACGCCCTCATCCTGCGCGGGGGCAGCGCCGCGCTCGACTCCAACCGGGTCCTGGTGCGGGCCGTCAAGGAGGCGCTCGAGAGCGAGGGCCTCAGTCCCGACCTGGTCCAGGGGGTCGAGCACGCCGAGCGCAGCGCGGTGGACGAGCTGTTGGGCCTCACGGGCCTGCTCGACGTGGTGATCCCGCGCGGCGGGGCGGGCCTCATCCGGCGCGTCGTCGAGAAGGCCCGGGTGCCCGTCATCGAGACCGGCACCGGCAACTGCCACGTCTACGTGGACGCCACGGCCGACGCGGCCATGGCCGAGGCCATCGTCCTGAACGCCAAGTGCCAGCGCACCGGGGTCTGCAACGCCGCCGAGAGCCTCCTGGTGCACGCCTCGCGCTCGGTGGACTGGCTGCCTGGCATGCTCGAGAAGTTGCACGCCGCGGGCGTCGAGATCCGGGGCGACGAGCGGACCGTCGCGGCCTTCCCGCCCGCCAAGGCCGCCACCGACGAGGACTGGGCCACCGAGTTCCTGGACCTCATCCTCTCGGTCAGGGTGGTGGGGTCGCTGGACGAGGCGATCGCCCACATCAACCGGTACGGCACCGGCCACTCGGAGGCGATCGTGACGAACGACTACGCCAACAGCGAGCGCTTTCTTGCCGAGGTGGACGCGGCGGCCGTCTACGTCAACGCCTCCACCCGCTTCACCGACGGGGGCGAGTTCGGCTTCGGCGCCGAGGTCGGCATCTCGACCCAGAAGCTTCACGCCCGCGGCCCCATGGGCCTGCGCGAGCTGACCACCACCAAGTACCTGGTGCGGGGCGCGGGGCAGACGCGCTAA